The proteins below are encoded in one region of Patescibacteria group bacterium:
- a CDS encoding GlsB/YeaQ/YmgE family stress response membrane protein yields the protein MDTINALLANPVNILAWIIFGFIAGFIVHLIDPTDVRGGIIGTVILGIVGAIIGGFISSAVLGTTIIGFSIQGLVAAVVGGLILAIIARLLFAAGRGATPRGFRPT from the coding sequence ATGGATACGATTAATGCGCTTCTTGCTAACCCGGTAAATATTCTCGCCTGGATTATCTTTGGCTTTATTGCCGGATTTATTGTTCACCTGATTGATCCGACCGATGTCCGGGGCGGCATTATCGGAACAGTAATCCTAGGCATTGTTGGCGCCATCATCGGCGGATTTATCTCCTCAGCAGTTTTAGGGACCACCATTATTGGTTTCAGCATTCAGGGTCTGGTGGCCGCCGTCGTTGGCGGATTAATTCTGGCCATCATCGCCCGATTACTCTTTGCCGCCGGCCGGGGCGCCACTC
- a CDS encoding metal-sensitive transcriptional regulator has translation MDKTLHRLKIAQGHLNKVVKMYEGGEYCIDILLQSQAVQKALKEIDNLVLENHLKTCVADSIKKGKTEEVITEVMRVMDKK, from the coding sequence ATGGACAAAACTTTGCATCGGCTGAAAATTGCTCAGGGCCATCTGAATAAAGTGGTAAAAATGTATGAAGGAGGAGAATACTGCATTGATATTCTGCTGCAATCTCAAGCTGTCCAAAAGGCCCTTAAAGAAATTGACAATCTGGTTCTGGAGAACCATTTGAAAACTTGTGTCGCGGATTCTATCAAAAAGGGGAAAACTGAAGAGGTTATCACCGAGGTTATGCGGGTTATGGATAAGAAGTAA
- a CDS encoding sulfite exporter TauE/SafE family protein gives MANQKTTIEISGMHCRSCEILIEEKLRQVPGISKVAVSQHKGIAHIFHEETLDLVRVEEAVTAAGYRLGRSVEKPFLSVNAKDYQDLVIAAVIALGLYFLARVFGLFNLSVGGPGGYSSLPVVLLVGLTAGFSTCMALVGGLVLGASVRYAEAHPSASSVQKFRPHLLFNAGRIGGFFILGGIIGLAGSVFQLSPLVLGLLTIIVGMVMLMLGLQLTGIFPAVKSMSVRLPVNFKLENPVLLGAVTFFLPCGFTQAMQLFAISSGSAVTGAVTMGFFAIGTAPGLLGIGGLTSIAKGTFGRLLFKTASLVILAMALFNLSNGFNLVGFNPGDILATMFSVKSDTTPAVVAAIENGVQTVNMTQDGSGYHPNSFNVKVGVPVKWVINSTDAYTCASSLLMPQYNIRRALSQGQNIIEFTPTEKGTIQFTCSMGMYRGVFNVSN, from the coding sequence ATGGCCAATCAAAAGACGACCATCGAAATTTCCGGAATGCACTGCCGTTCCTGCGAAATTTTAATTGAAGAAAAACTGCGTCAGGTGCCGGGTATTAGCAAAGTAGCCGTTAGTCAACATAAAGGTATCGCGCATATTTTCCACGAAGAAACATTAGACCTTGTTCGGGTGGAAGAGGCAGTCACGGCGGCCGGTTACCGTTTGGGCCGCAGTGTTGAAAAACCATTTTTGTCAGTAAACGCAAAAGATTATCAGGATTTGGTAATCGCGGCCGTTATCGCTCTCGGTCTATATTTTCTTGCCCGGGTTTTTGGTTTGTTTAACCTTAGTGTCGGCGGTCCCGGAGGTTATTCCAGTTTGCCGGTAGTGTTACTAGTGGGTTTGACAGCTGGTTTTTCGACATGTATGGCACTGGTTGGCGGCCTGGTTTTGGGAGCCTCAGTAAGATATGCCGAAGCGCATCCTTCGGCTAGTTCCGTTCAAAAATTCCGCCCGCATCTTCTTTTTAATGCCGGACGGATTGGGGGTTTTTTTATTCTCGGCGGGATAATCGGACTTGCGGGTTCAGTTTTCCAGTTATCGCCGCTGGTTTTAGGACTACTAACAATAATCGTCGGAATGGTAATGCTAATGCTCGGTCTTCAGCTGACAGGCATTTTCCCGGCGGTAAAATCTATGAGCGTCAGATTGCCGGTTAATTTTAAGCTGGAAAATCCGGTGCTTTTGGGTGCCGTAACTTTCTTTCTGCCTTGTGGTTTTACCCAAGCGATGCAACTCTTCGCGATTTCTTCCGGCAGCGCGGTGACAGGAGCGGTGACCATGGGATTTTTCGCTATCGGCACAGCTCCGGGACTTTTGGGGATCGGCGGCCTGACAAGTATTGCCAAGGGAACGTTCGGGCGGCTTCTGTTTAAAACGGCAAGTTTAGTAATTTTGGCTATGGCCTTGTTTAATCTTTCCAACGGTTTTAATCTGGTTGGTTTTAATCCCGGAGATATCCTGGCCACAATGTTTTCAGTAAAAAGCGATACGACTCCGGCGGTTGTGGCAGCGATCGAAAATGGAGTCCAGACGGTCAACATGACTCAGGACGGATCCGGCTATCACCCTAATAGTTTTAATGTTAAAGTCGGAGTGCCGGTGAAATGGGTTATTAATTCGACGGATGCCTATACCTGCGCCAGCAGTTTACTGATGCCGCAATACAATATCCGCCG